Proteins co-encoded in one Haladaptatus sp. ZSTT2 genomic window:
- the pan2 gene encoding proteasome-activating nucleotidase Pan2 gives MSRSPSLPDRPRLDLDSDLSEDERLAVLEDHFTEILQVNRELGEQIEKTKAHGQTLRDDISRLERENEALKTASLYLATIEDITEDGVVIKQHGNNQEVFVEVSEQLKERLEAGDRVAINDSFGIQTRLEQETDARAQAMEVTANPQVSYEDIGGIDDQVREVRETVELPLVNPEQFEEVGITPPGGVLLYGPPGTGKTMLAKAVANQTDATFIKMAGSELVQKFIGEGSRLVRDLFKLAAEKEPAVIFIDEIDAVASKRTDSKTSGDAEVQRTMMQLLSEMDGFDDRGDIRIIAATNRYDMLDTAILRPGRFDRLIEVPAPEEEGRHQILQIHTRGMNLAEEIDFETLAAETEGFSGAELESLTTEAGMFALRDERTEVEMADFDAALEKLTSEEETVGQPVAFY, from the coding sequence ATGTCACGTAGTCCCTCTCTCCCTGACAGGCCGCGGTTGGATTTGGATAGCGACCTGTCTGAAGACGAGCGCCTCGCGGTTCTCGAAGACCACTTCACCGAAATACTGCAAGTGAACCGCGAACTCGGAGAACAGATCGAGAAAACCAAAGCACACGGCCAGACGTTGCGCGATGACATTTCGCGACTCGAACGCGAAAACGAGGCGCTGAAGACGGCATCGCTGTACCTCGCCACCATCGAAGACATCACCGAGGACGGTGTCGTTATCAAGCAACACGGCAACAATCAGGAAGTGTTCGTCGAGGTTTCAGAGCAGCTCAAAGAGCGCCTCGAAGCCGGCGACCGTGTCGCTATCAACGATTCGTTTGGAATCCAGACGCGCCTCGAACAGGAAACCGACGCCCGCGCACAGGCGATGGAAGTCACCGCCAACCCGCAGGTGTCCTACGAGGACATCGGCGGCATTGACGACCAAGTCCGCGAAGTGCGCGAAACCGTCGAACTGCCGCTCGTGAACCCAGAGCAGTTCGAAGAAGTCGGGATTACGCCACCGGGCGGCGTCCTCCTCTACGGCCCACCGGGCACGGGGAAGACGATGCTCGCGAAAGCCGTCGCCAACCAGACCGACGCCACCTTCATCAAGATGGCCGGTTCGGAACTCGTCCAGAAGTTCATCGGCGAAGGCTCACGGCTCGTCCGCGACCTGTTCAAACTCGCCGCAGAGAAAGAACCCGCCGTCATCTTCATCGACGAAATCGACGCCGTCGCGAGCAAGCGCACGGACTCGAAAACGTCGGGCGACGCCGAGGTTCAGCGGACCATGATGCAGTTGCTTTCGGAGATGGACGGCTTCGACGACCGTGGCGACATCCGCATCATCGCGGCGACCAACCGCTACGACATGCTCGACACCGCCATCCTTCGGCCGGGTCGGTTCGACCGCCTCATCGAGGTTCCCGCACCGGAAGAGGAGGGTCGCCACCAGATTCTCCAGATTCACACCCGCGGGATGAATCTGGCAGAGGAGATTGACTTCGAGACGCTCGCAGCTGAAACGGAGGGATTCAGCGGCGCAGAACTCGAAAGTCTGACCACTGAAGCCGGGATGTTCGCACTACGTGACGAGCGGACGGAAGTCGAGATGGCAGATTTCGATGCCGCCCTCGAGAAACTCACGTCCGAAGAGGAGACGGTCGGCCAGCCGGTTGCGTTCTACTGA
- the pepF gene encoding oligoendopeptidase F, producing MSSVPERSEISAEHKWDLDSLFASVETWEERYESVAAQISDLEEYEGHVTDDAETLLAILRLREDVMRTVSNVASFARMRRDEDTRDQDAQALLGKAQTLISQASSAASYIEPELQQSSIEQLEAFMEEEPALAEYDHYFDEVLRMKPHTRSAEVENLLAELGEVTGASGEIYNMLTNADLTFPAVQHDGDEIAITQSNFTKLQQEQDRELRRKVYETFYGEWETIRNAVGSSYKNSVKADVKLARAHNYDSAREAALDSSNIPVSVYDNLLSVVRDNLDLLHQHAELKRDSLGVDELQMWDIYMPMVDSETPEIPYDQACEYIIDAVAPLGSDYQSRLTKGLDSRWVDVYENKGKQSGAYSGGTYDSQPFILMNYQDDISSMFTLAHELGHSLHSEYTSDSQPYVYSGYEIFVAEVASTVNETLLTHHLLDTVEDENLRRHILNEYLERFRSTLYRQTMFADFEHQTHKLVEDGEPLTPDRLDGLYRDLKKEFYEPAVVDDHIAREWMRIPHFYRAFYVYQYSTGISAAVALAEGILDGGDAAATDYIDFLRGGSAAYPLELLRGAGVDMASPEPVEAALSVYGDYLDEFASLQ from the coding sequence ATGAGTTCGGTTCCCGAACGAAGTGAAATCTCTGCTGAGCACAAGTGGGACCTCGACAGCCTCTTTGCCTCCGTCGAAACGTGGGAGGAGCGCTACGAATCGGTCGCCGCCCAAATCTCTGACTTAGAGGAGTACGAAGGGCACGTCACCGACGATGCGGAGACGCTGCTTGCGATTCTTCGACTCCGCGAAGACGTGATGCGGACGGTGTCGAACGTGGCGTCATTCGCCCGTATGCGCCGCGACGAAGACACCCGCGACCAAGACGCCCAAGCCCTCCTTGGCAAGGCACAGACGCTCATCTCACAAGCCTCCAGTGCAGCGAGCTACATCGAGCCAGAACTTCAGCAGTCCTCCATTGAGCAACTAGAGGCGTTCATGGAAGAGGAGCCGGCGCTCGCAGAGTACGACCACTACTTCGACGAAGTGCTCCGGATGAAGCCCCACACCCGCTCTGCGGAGGTCGAAAACCTGCTCGCAGAACTCGGTGAGGTGACCGGTGCGTCCGGTGAGATTTACAACATGCTCACGAACGCAGACCTCACCTTCCCCGCTGTCCAACACGACGGCGACGAGATTGCGATTACCCAGAGCAACTTCACCAAGCTCCAGCAGGAACAAGACCGCGAACTTCGGCGCAAGGTGTACGAGACGTTCTACGGCGAGTGGGAGACCATCCGCAACGCGGTTGGCTCCTCGTACAAAAACAGCGTGAAAGCCGACGTGAAACTCGCTCGGGCACACAACTACGACTCCGCACGCGAAGCGGCTCTCGACTCCTCGAACATCCCCGTCTCGGTGTACGACAACCTGCTGTCAGTGGTGCGCGACAACCTCGACTTGCTCCACCAGCACGCGGAACTCAAGCGCGATAGCCTCGGCGTCGACGAACTCCAGATGTGGGACATCTACATGCCGATGGTCGATTCAGAGACTCCTGAAATCCCGTACGACCAAGCCTGTGAGTACATCATCGACGCGGTCGCGCCACTCGGTTCGGACTACCAGTCGCGGCTCACGAAGGGACTCGATTCGCGCTGGGTTGACGTCTATGAGAACAAGGGCAAGCAGTCTGGTGCGTACTCTGGGGGCACCTACGACTCCCAGCCGTTCATCCTGATGAACTACCAAGACGACATCTCCTCGATGTTCACGCTCGCCCACGAACTCGGCCACTCGCTGCACTCTGAGTACACGAGCGACTCCCAGCCGTACGTCTACAGCGGCTACGAAATCTTCGTCGCCGAGGTGGCGAGTACAGTCAACGAGACGTTGTTGACCCACCACCTGCTCGACACCGTCGAAGACGAGAACCTGCGCCGTCACATCTTAAACGAGTACTTAGAACGGTTCCGCTCGACGCTCTATCGTCAGACGATGTTCGCTGACTTCGAACACCAGACGCACAAACTGGTCGAAGACGGCGAACCGCTCACGCCAGACCGCTTAGACGGCCTCTACCGCGACCTGAAAAAGGAGTTCTACGAACCAGCGGTCGTAGACGACCACATCGCGCGCGAGTGGATGCGCATCCCGCACTTCTACCGCGCCTTCTACGTCTACCAGTACTCGACGGGTATCAGCGCTGCGGTCGCGCTCGCAGAAGGGATTTTAGACGGCGGCGACGCCGCAGCAACCGACTACATCGACTTCCTGCGCGGTGGCTCTGCGGCGTACCCGCTCGAACTCCTGCGTGGGGCGGGCGTCGATATGGCCTCGCCAGAGCCAGTCGAAGCCGCGCTCTCGGTGTACGGCGACTATCTCGACGAGTTCGCCAGCCTGCAGTAA
- the truA gene encoding tRNA pseudouridine(38-40) synthase TruA — translation MRAFRVSYDGKQYRGFQRQPHGQTVEDTIFRNLKKLGAMPEDARVPPYYAGSGRTDAGVSALGQTVSFECPDWLTPRAFNGELPASIRAWAMAEVPENFHATHDATRRHYTYHLYAPDRSRDHVSALLAALTGAHDYHNFTPDSRNTERVVEATVERAGDFLVLEISSDGFPRQFVRRFVTVVEEVSTGQRPRSFIDRALSAEVLSGGDGIGPAAPEPLVLRHVEYPMLDFVVDEQAAKSARRVFTADAEYHRAATRVADQLRAGVSGEN, via the coding sequence ATGCGTGCGTTTCGGGTTTCCTACGACGGAAAGCAGTACCGCGGCTTCCAGCGCCAGCCACACGGACAGACCGTCGAAGATACCATTTTTCGGAATCTCAAAAAACTCGGTGCGATGCCGGAAGACGCCCGCGTTCCGCCGTACTACGCCGGCTCCGGTCGGACGGACGCAGGCGTCTCTGCGCTCGGGCAAACCGTTTCCTTCGAGTGTCCAGACTGGCTCACACCACGGGCGTTCAACGGCGAGTTGCCCGCGTCGATTCGTGCGTGGGCGATGGCGGAGGTTCCGGAGAACTTTCACGCGACCCACGACGCGACGCGGCGTCACTACACCTACCACCTCTACGCGCCCGACCGGTCTCGTGACCACGTTTCCGCGCTTCTCGCCGCACTCACGGGCGCACACGACTACCACAACTTCACGCCCGACTCGCGCAACACTGAGCGCGTCGTCGAGGCAACCGTCGAACGCGCCGGTGACTTTCTCGTGCTCGAAATATCGTCGGATGGTTTTCCACGCCAGTTCGTCCGGCGGTTCGTGACCGTGGTCGAAGAGGTTTCGACGGGCCAGCGCCCTCGCTCTTTCATCGACCGGGCGCTTTCCGCTGAGGTGCTGTCGGGTGGGGACGGCATCGGCCCGGCGGCTCCAGAACCGCTCGTGTTGCGCCATGTCGAGTACCCGATGCTCGACTTCGTGGTGGACGAGCAAGCGGCGAAAAGCGCCCGTCGCGTGTTCACCGCAGACGCCGAGTATCACCGGGCGGCAACCCGCGTCGCAGACCAGCTTCGGGCGGGCGTGTCGGGCGAAAACTGA
- the hisS gene encoding histidine--tRNA ligase: MYDRIKGFRDFYPDEMQAYRATFDTLEATAKGYGFREIGTPALERTQMYVDKSGEEIVEELYSFEDKGGRDIALTPELTPTVARMVVAKQQELSKPIKWFSTRPFWRYEQVQQGRFREFYQTNIDIFGSAEPEADAEIIATAADALTNLGLENDDFEFRVSHRDILGGLLESFDADVDTEEAIRTVDKSDKISHAEYMDLLVAAGLSAEQAEQFDDLLECDPDELDDLIEFAGTERVENAVTNLQEVLAAADDFGAREYCTLSLETARGLDYYTGVVFECFDSTGEVSRAVFGGGRYDDLIEGFGGQPTPAVGFAVGDATLSLLLQRAGVWPEEELSTDYYILQVGDTRKEAANIARALREQGHVVESDVSSRSFGAQMGYADSINATTVVIVGEQDLANDEVTLKDMKSGDQVQVPVAGFPEEYDEPRVADFD; encoded by the coding sequence ATGTACGACCGCATCAAGGGCTTTCGGGATTTCTACCCCGACGAGATGCAGGCCTACCGCGCCACCTTCGACACGCTCGAAGCCACGGCCAAAGGCTACGGCTTCCGTGAAATCGGAACGCCCGCGCTCGAACGCACGCAGATGTACGTGGACAAATCCGGCGAGGAAATCGTCGAGGAACTGTACAGCTTCGAGGACAAGGGCGGGCGCGACATTGCGCTCACGCCCGAACTGACGCCGACCGTCGCGCGGATGGTCGTCGCCAAACAACAAGAACTCTCGAAGCCAATCAAGTGGTTCTCGACGCGCCCCTTCTGGCGCTACGAGCAGGTTCAACAGGGTCGCTTTCGCGAATTCTACCAAACCAACATCGACATCTTCGGCTCCGCAGAGCCGGAGGCGGACGCTGAGATTATCGCCACCGCCGCAGACGCGCTCACCAATCTCGGCCTCGAAAACGATGACTTCGAGTTCCGCGTATCCCACCGCGACATTTTGGGAGGACTCCTCGAATCGTTCGACGCAGACGTTGACACCGAGGAAGCCATCCGCACGGTGGACAAGAGCGACAAAATCAGCCACGCCGAGTACATGGACCTGCTCGTCGCTGCAGGCCTCTCCGCTGAGCAGGCCGAGCAGTTCGATGACCTGCTTGAGTGCGACCCCGACGAGTTAGACGACCTCATCGAGTTCGCGGGAACCGAGCGCGTCGAGAACGCGGTCACCAACCTTCAAGAAGTCCTCGCCGCCGCAGACGACTTCGGCGCGCGCGAGTACTGCACCCTCTCGCTCGAAACCGCCCGCGGGCTCGACTACTACACGGGCGTCGTCTTCGAGTGCTTCGACTCGACTGGGGAAGTCAGCCGCGCCGTGTTCGGCGGCGGGCGCTACGACGACCTCATCGAAGGCTTCGGCGGCCAGCCAACCCCCGCCGTCGGGTTCGCCGTCGGTGACGCAACGCTCTCGCTACTCCTCCAGCGCGCGGGTGTCTGGCCCGAAGAAGAACTCTCGACGGACTACTACATCCTGCAAGTCGGTGACACGCGCAAAGAGGCCGCGAACATCGCCCGCGCGCTCCGCGAGCAGGGCCACGTCGTGGAATCTGACGTGTCGAGCCGGAGCTTCGGCGCGCAGATGGGGTACGCAGACTCCATCAACGCAACAACCGTCGTCATCGTCGGCGAGCAAGACCTCGCAAACGACGAAGTCACGCTGAAGGACATGAAATCGGGCGACCAAGTGCAGGTTCCGGTCGCAGGCTTCCCCGAGGAGTACGACGAACCGCGCGTCGCTGACTTCGACTAG
- a CDS encoding DUF7411 family protein: MEVGLLFSGGKDSSLTALLLDEFYDVTLVSAHFEVTGAWKHARKTATALGYDFEEVLLDRDVAKRAVEQMVEDGFPRNGIQQVHRHTLETVAAMEFDAIADGTRRDDRVPSVSRAQAQSLEDRHGIDYLAPLTGIGRNAVDKMVEKTLEIESGPSEEIPKGDYEVDLRALIAELYDDETVSQVFPAHTQTRVVARR; encoded by the coding sequence ATGGAGGTCGGCTTACTGTTCAGCGGTGGGAAAGACTCCTCGCTCACCGCGTTGCTTTTAGACGAATTTTACGACGTGACGCTCGTGAGCGCGCACTTCGAGGTGACCGGCGCGTGGAAACACGCCAGAAAGACCGCCACCGCCCTCGGCTACGACTTCGAGGAGGTGCTGCTCGATCGCGACGTTGCGAAGCGCGCGGTCGAACAGATGGTCGAAGACGGCTTTCCACGAAACGGCATCCAGCAGGTTCACCGCCACACCTTAGAGACTGTCGCAGCGATGGAGTTCGACGCCATCGCGGACGGGACGCGCCGCGACGACCGCGTCCCGAGCGTCTCGCGCGCCCAAGCCCAGAGCTTAGAGGATCGCCACGGCATCGACTACCTCGCCCCGCTGACCGGCATCGGGCGCAACGCGGTCGATAAAATGGTCGAAAAGACGCTCGAAATCGAGAGCGGGCCGAGCGAGGAGATCCCGAAAGGCGACTACGAAGTCGATTTGCGCGCGCTGATTGCCGAGCTGTACGACGACGAGACCGTCTCGCAGGTGTTCCCCGCCCACACCCAGACGCGCGTTGTCGCGCGGCGCTAG
- a CDS encoding DNA-binding protein gives MSGAPNEDDLEELRRKKMQQLQDQQGQGGANEAAQEAQRQQAEAQKTALLRQYLTDGARKRLNSVRMSKPDFADQVEQQILALAQSGRLDGRIDEDQMKNLLRELKPDDKSFNIRRR, from the coding sequence ATGAGTGGCGCACCGAACGAAGACGACCTTGAGGAGCTTCGACGCAAGAAAATGCAGCAACTACAGGACCAACAGGGCCAGGGCGGAGCCAACGAGGCCGCCCAGGAAGCCCAGCGACAGCAGGCAGAAGCCCAGAAGACCGCCCTGCTTCGCCAGTACCTGACCGACGGCGCGCGCAAGCGGCTCAACTCTGTGCGCATGTCGAAACCAGACTTCGCAGACCAAGTCGAACAACAGATTCTCGCCCTCGCCCAGAGCGGCCGTCTCGACGGACGCATCGACGAAGACCAGATGAAAAACCTCCTGCGTGAACTGAAACCCGACGACAAGAGCTTCAACATCCGTCGTCGCTGA
- a CDS encoding 30S ribosomal protein S19e, with translation MPTLYDVPADALIEALAERLADEVEEPEWAAVAKTGSDRELPPEQDNFWHIRAASLLRKVATDGPVGVDRLSTAYGKTKKGSNRYQVAPAHKGSGSKKIIRTILQQLEDAGYVGTEGSAGRIVTAEGRSLLDSVAGDVLSDLDRPDLERYA, from the coding sequence ATGCCAACGCTCTATGACGTGCCGGCAGATGCGCTTATCGAGGCGCTCGCCGAACGTCTTGCAGACGAAGTCGAGGAGCCCGAATGGGCCGCCGTCGCAAAGACCGGCTCGGACCGAGAACTGCCGCCAGAACAGGACAACTTCTGGCACATTCGCGCCGCGAGTCTGCTCCGCAAAGTCGCCACCGACGGCCCCGTCGGCGTCGACCGTCTCTCGACGGCCTACGGGAAGACCAAGAAGGGGTCGAACCGCTACCAAGTCGCTCCCGCCCACAAAGGCTCGGGCAGCAAGAAAATCATCCGCACCATCCTCCAGCAGCTAGAGGACGCGGGCTACGTCGGCACCGAAGGCAGCGCCGGGCGCATCGTCACCGCCGAAGGCCGCAGCCTGCTCGACTCCGTCGCGGGCGACGTTCTTTCGGACTTAGACCGTCCCGACCTCGAACGCTACGCCTAA